The DNA sequence cattaaatatgagccatacagaagttatacacttacctgctccgttgctagcgtccccgttgccatggttccgtctaacttcggtgtcttcttgcttttttagacgcgcttgcgcagatgcatcttctcccttcggctggtcttggaagcattggcgttttggctccgcccccttttcgcgtcatcgcgtagctccgcccccgtcatgtgccgattccagccaatcaggaggctggaaccggcacacgtcatggggcggagctacgcaatgatgtgtacaagggggcggagccaaaacgccgatgcttccaagaccagccgaagggagaagatgcatctgcgcaagcgcgtctaaaaaagcaagaagacaccgaagttagacggaaccatggcaacggggacactagcaacggagcaggtaagtgaataacttctgtatggctcatatttaatgcacgatgtacattacaaagtgcattaatatggccatacagaagtgtataaccccacttgctgctgcgagacaacccctttaagatttgccCAGGTATGCGGTGACTGTGGAGGACAGGACACTCGGTAATGTTGATCCCCTGTGTTCTTGTCTCCTTAGTCCATGGGAGGTGAAGTCACACTGGCAGGCTCTGAAGATGAAATTCTTCCACCTGAAGTCCCTGCGGGACGCGGGGGCACCTCCTGCCGTCGCAGCAGATTTCCCATTCTATGAAGAAATGGACCAGTTTCTGACTCCACACAGCAAAACCGGGAGCTGCAAGTGGGAGGCGGACAGTTCCGGTCAGTGTGTTATGTGCCCAGGCCAGCGGGCAGCATGGCGGGTGCTGGTTGGCGCACTTATCTACCTCTCTTTGTTCTTTCTAGTTTCAGGTCTGGAAGGGCAGAGCTTCCAATCATCCTCTGTCTACGAAGGCCAAGCTGCTTCTTCCGGGAACCAGAACGCTGATCGTCGGCCATACCGTGCCATGGAGGCTTCTCCGGGAGGTTAGTTCTGAGGAGTCTTTATGGTCGCTCCATCCCCATGATTGGTGCCTGTGAGAGGCGTCTCTATCTGTGCCACAGTTATGAGTATACTAGCTAAACGGGCACTCTAATGGGGCTGTGTGGACATGATTTGTGAGGGTGCTGGGGGCAGCGTGAGCCTAGAAGTGGTCAGTCTTGCTCTTGATGACTTGTTCATTGTGTAGAGGAAATTCCAGTTAGGCTGGAGCACGACTTTCACAAGGCGGCATCTTCTTGAGACCAGTGTTAAATGattgtttgtgttttttcttcctcAGATGTGCCGGGGGATCAGAGTGGTCCAGATATTCAGAGGCTGGTGATTCTGCTCTACCGGACTGCTCGGCAGCTTATGGATATGATGGAGCGCCTGTCTGAAGTGGAGCGGCAGCTCTCCATCCAGCATAGTTACATCTGCTCTGCCGCTTTACAGATGGCCCACCAGCTGTATAATGcttcttcagagcagcacttCTCCTGGAATCCAGCTCACAACCAGGGAGTGCCTTCCTCTCCAACACTGCACTCCCGTGTTTTGCGCTAGAGCCTGGGACAGTCGGTCAGGCCCCACCCATGAGGAGTTATCACACTGGTTGTACTAATGGTTTGGTTACATGTTGGTAATAGACGTCTGGTTGACTCATTACATACGAGTGCAGTTGTAAGCGCTTTCTCCGGGTTTCAGGAGTTTCTGTTTTTGTAAATATATCTGGGGTTTTTTGGTTTAATAAATGTTTTGTGTAATTCtgcagcacttgccggcagccatcttgtctgtttTTAGAATCTAAGTAAATGCTGTGATGAATGTGGATGACAGAAAGTGACAGCACTGTGATTCTCATGAATGGACCTGCGTGCAGCCGCTGTTGTCCCCTCCATGTCTCTATATACAGTAACAGAATCATCAGGAGTCAACTTGAAGGACAAGCGGCTGATCAGGGAACCAATGTACATGGGCAACTGGCCAACCAAATCTAACCAATCATGCCTTACAATTGTATCTTGGACTGACCACGAGCAAAGGTTCCAGCTAGACCAATCACATTCTAGTAGACAGAAGGGAATGGTTGTTCATAGACAGAGAAACCAagcagtcttgtagatatgagattttcatggctaccaaaaatacatgatgttacagcagcttTCGGGATATCATAATGAAAGAAACTAGTCTGGATTGCACATAATAACagagatgcagaggggagggggaacacCATCCAAACTACGTGCCATCCAAACTAACTTCATTCATTATCCCGACGAAGGTAGTGATATCCCAAacgctcgctgtaacatcatgtatttttgttagccattaaaaggtctcatatctacaagattgcttggtttctcttactgagaacaatcactctTTACTCTGTCAGGCTGGACCTTCTGCTCTTTCCTccctcatcattcagtgtaaatagcagccggtcagtactgaacggccactgtgttatgtcAACGGAGAGGGCCGGGGGAGCGAGGAAAGAACTCTCGACTTGCAGCTCTGCCCGACTGCTAGGTGCTCTGtggagcgagccagcaatactagctccatTGCagtagcacgggagcgaggacacacagggacgagtgtcgggcatcgtttgcccgacattcgtcccgtgtaaacccagctttaCAAGGTGCAGtagacttagactgcagtgtctatatacaatgATACCTAGAAGCTCTAGAAGACAAACATTGCTACATTTGTAATTAAACACTACTTCAAACATTGTcagtccaaaatacatgcatttaagagaGAACATTGCACTCCAAAGGTCTCCATAGCCTTTAAGACCATTACTCTACATTCACATCTACATAATAGCATGGACCTCTGTAACTGGTATggatgaagtcaatggaggcgccCCCTAGTGGAGGATGCAATTCACACAAAATGAAAATACCACACAGGACTTCCCCATTGTTTGGGAATATTATTGTCTCTTCTTGTGTTTGTTGTAACGTTAAATAGATTATAGAATTAATCCAAAGTCTGATGAGCGGAGCAGTGGCGGCTATAGCCTGATGAGCGGAGCAGCAGCAGCCATATTCCGATGAACGGAGCAGCGGCGGCGGCCAGAGGATCAGTGGAGCAGCAGTGGCCACAGTCCGATGAGCGGAGCTGCGGCAGCGGCCACAGCCCAATGAGCGATGGCCACAGACGTATGAGCAGTGGTGGCTACCAAAGGATGCGCGGAGCAGCAGTGACGGGCATAGGATGAGCGCAGCAGCGGCGGCAGCCACAGCCTGATGAGCGGAGCAGTGGCGGCGTCCAGAAGGTTAGCGAAGTAGTGGCGGTGTCCAGAGGGTGAGCAGAGCAGTGGCGGCGACCAAAGGGTGCGCGGAGCAGCGGCAGCAACAGTCTTATGAGCGGAGCAGCGGCCACAATCAAATGAGTGGAGCAGTGGTGTCGGTCAGTGAATGAGCGGAGCAGCGGCGGCCACAGTCTGATGAGTGGAGCAGCTACTAGAGCATGAGCGGAGCAGCGGCCAGAGGATGAGCGGAGCAGCGACCACAGTCCGATGAgcaggtttgaggggttcgcctatacacttgctactgaaaggtttgaggggttcgcctatacaattgctactaaaaggttggaagggtccgcctatacacctgctactgaaaggtttgaggggttggcctatacaattgctactaaaaggttggaagggtccgcctatacacctgctactgaaaggtttgagaggtccgctaatacacttgctactaagaggtttggggcagtttgcctatacacttgctactgaaagatttcaggggtccgcctatacacttgttactaatAAGTTtgggggggttcgcctatacacttgctactaaaaggttggaggggtccgactatacacttgctactaaaagctttgagcggttcgcctatactcttgcaaaagaaaagtttcaggggtccgcctctacacttgctactgaaaggtttgagggttttgcctatacacttgctactaaaaggttggatgggtccgcctatacactttctaTTGAAAGGTTAGAGGGgcgcgcctatacacttgctactaaggggtttggggggggggggttgcctatacatgtgctactaaaaggttggaggggtccacctatacatttgctactgaaaggtttgaggggtctgcctatacacttgatactaagaggtttgggggggggggggtcgcctatactcttgcaacagaaaagtttcaggggttcgcctatagtcttgctacacaaatgtttcaggggtctgcctatagtcttgctacacaaatgtttcaggggtccgcctatacacttgctagggaaaggtttgaggggtttgcctatatacttgctactgaaaggttgaaggggtctgcctatacacttgctactaaggggtttggggggggggttgcctatacacttgctactaaaaggttggaagggtccgcctatacacttgctactaaaaggttggaggggtccgcctatacacttgctactgaaagctttgaggggttcgcctatactcttgcaacagaaaagtttcaggggttcgcctatagtcttgctacacaaatgtttcaggggtccgcctatagtcttgctacacaaatgtttcaagggtccacctatacacttgctacggaaaggtttgaggggtccgcctatacactttttattgaaaagttggaggggttcgcctacacacttgctactgaaagtttgaggggtccgcctatacacttgctactaaggggtttgggtgggggggtggggttgcctatacacttgctacaaaaaggttgaaggggtccgcctatacatttgctactgaaaggtttgaggggtccgcctatacacttgatactaagaggtttgaggggtccgcctatacactttctaTTGAAaagttggaggggttcgcctatacacttgctactgaaagtttgAGGGTTCCGCCCgtacacttgctactaaggggtttggggggggggggggggggggttgcctgtacacttgctactaaaaggttggaggggttcacctatacatttgctactgaaaggtttgaggggtcttcctatacacttgatactaagaggtttgggagggggggtcgcctatactcttgcaacagaaaagtttcaggggttcgcctatagtcttgctacacaaatgtttcaggggtctgcctatagtcttgctacacaaatgtttcaggggtccgcctacacacttgctagggaaaggtttgaggggtttgcctatatacttgctactgaaaggttgaaggggtctgcctatacacttgctactaaggggtttgggggggggggggggttgcctatacacttgctactaaaaggttggaagggtccgcctatacacttgctactaaaaggtttgaggggtttgcctatacacttgctactaaaaggttggaggggtccgcctatacacttgctactgaaagctttgaggggtccgcctatactcttgcaacagaaaagtttcaggggttcgcctatagtcttgctacacaaatgtttcaggggtccgcttatagtcttgctacacaaatgtttcaggggtccacctatacacttgctacggaaaggtttgaggggtccgcctatacactttctaTTGAAaagttggaggggttcgcctacacacttgctactgaaagtttgaggggtccgcctatacacttgctactaaggggtttgggtgggggggggggggggggttgcctatacacttgctactaaaaggttgaaggggtccgcctatacatttgctactgaaaggtttaaggggtctgtctatacacttgatactaagaggtttgaggggtccgcctatacactttctaTTGAAaagttggaggggttcgcctatacacttgctactgaaagtttgAGGGTTCCGCCCgtacacttgctactaaggggtttggggggggggggggttgcctatacacttgctactaaaaggttggaggggttcacctatacatttgctactgaaaggtttgaggggtctgcctatacacttgatactaagaggtttgggggggggggtcgcctatacaattgctactaaaaggttggaagggtccgcctatacacttgctactaaaaggttggaggggatcgtctatacacttgctactgaaaggttggaggggttcgcctatacacttgctactgaaagctttgaggggttcgcctatactcttgcaacagaaaagtttcaggggcttgcctatattcttgctacacaaatgtttcaagggtcggcatatacacttgctgctgaaagatttgaggggttcgcctatacacttgctactaaaaggtttgaggggtctgcttatacacttgctactgaaagatttaggggttcgtctatacacttgctagtaaatggttggaggggttcgcctatacacttgctactgaaagctttaaggggttcgcctatactcttgcaacagaaaagtttcaagggttcgcctatagtcttgctacacaaatgtttcaggggtccgcctatagtcttgctacacaaatgtttcaagggtccgcctatacacttgcttctGAAAGGTTTAACgagtccgccaatacacttgctactgaaaggtttgaggtgttcgcctatacacttgctactgaaaggttggaggggtttgtctatacacttgttactgaaaggttggaggggtttgtctatacacttgctactaagaggtttaggggcggggggggggggggggggcgcatttacacttgctactgaaaggttggaggagttcgcctatagtcttgctacacaaatgtttcaggggtctgcctatagtcttgctacacaaatgtttcaggggtccgcctatacatttgctactgaaaggtttgaggggtttgcctatacacttgctactaaaaggttggaggggtccgcctctacacttcctactgaaaggttggacgggtttgcctatacacttgctactaaaaggttggaaaggtccacctatacacttgctactgaaagctttgaggagttcgcctatagtcttgcaagATAAaagtttcagggcttcgcctatagtcttgctacacaaatgtttcaggggtctgcctatagtcttgctacacaaatgtttcaggggtccgcctatacacttgctagggaaaggtttgaggggtttgcctatatacttgctactgaaaggttgaaggggtctgcctatacacttgctactaaggggtttgggggggggggttgcctatacacttgctactaaaaggttggaagggtccgcctatacacttgctactaaaaggtttgaggggtttgcctatacacttgctactaaaaggttggaggggtccgcctatacacttgctactgaaagctttgaggggttcgcctatactcttgcaacagaaaagtttcaggggttcgcctatagtcttgctacacaaatgtttcaggggtccccctatagtcttgctacacaaatgtttcaggggtccacctatacacttgctacggaaaggtttgaggggtccgcctatacactttctaTTGAAaagttggaggggttcgcctacacacttgctactgaaagtttgaggggtccgcctatacacttgctactaaggggtttgggtgggggggggggtttgcctatacacttgctactaaaaggttgaaggggtccgcctatacatttgctactgaaaggtttaaggggtctgtctatacacttgatactaagaggtttgaggggtccgcctatacactttctaTTGAAAAGttggaggggtttgcctatacacttgctactaaaaggttggaggggtccgcctctacacttcctactgaaaggttggacgggtttgcctatacacttgctactaaaaggttggaaaggtccacctatacacttgctactgaaagctttgaggagttcgcctatagtcttgcaagATAAaagtttcagggcttcgcctatagtcttgccacagaaaagtttcagggcttcgcctatacacttgctactgaaaagtttcaGGGGCTCACCTATAGACTTGCTGTTAaaaagtttgaggggtccgcctatacacttgctactaaaaggaaggaggggtccgcctatacacctgctactgaaaggtttgaaaggtcagcctatacacctgctactaagaggtttggggcggttcgcctatacacttgctactgaaaggtttgaggggtccgcctatacacttgctactgaaaggtttgaggggtttacctacaTTCTtggaacagaaaagtttcaggggttcgcctatacacttggtactaaaaggttggaggggtccgcctatacacttgccactaaatggttggggggtgggggggtttgcctatacacttgctactagcagtttggaggggttcgcctatacacttgctactaaaaggttggaggggttcgcctatacacttgctactaaaaggttgaaggggtccgcctatacacttgctattgaaaggtttgcgggattcgcctatacacttgctattttaaaaaaggtttgtgggggttcgcctatagtcttgtaacagaaaagtttcaggggttcgcctatagtcttgctacacaaatgtttcaggggtccgcctatagtcttgtaacagaaaagtttcaggggtccgcctatacacttgctagggaaaggtttgaggggtttgcctatatacttgctacagaaaggttgaaggggtctgcctatacacttgctactaaggggATTGGGGGGCGgggttgcctatacacttgctactaaaaggttggaagggtcggcctatacacttgctactaaaaggtttgaggggtttgcctatacacttgctactaaaaggttggaggggtccgcctatacacttgctactgaaagctttgaggggttcgcctatactcttgcaacagaaaagtttcatgggttcgcctatagtcttgctacacaaatgtttcaggggtccgcctatagtcttgctacacaaatgtttcaggggtccacctatacacttgctacggaaaggtttgaggggtccgcctatacactttctaTTGAAaagttggaggggttcgcctacacacttgctactgaaagtttgaggggtccgcctatacacttgctactaaggggtttgggtggggaagggggggggggttgcctatacacttgctactaaaaggttgaaggggtccgcctatacatttgctactgaaaggtttgaggggtctgcctatacacttgatactaagaggtttgaggggtccgcctatacactttctaTTGAAAAGttggaggggttcacctatacacttgctactgaaagtttgAGGGTTCCGCCCgtacacttgctactaaggggtttgggggggggggggttgcctatacacttgctactaaaaggttggagggcttcacctatacatttgctactgaaaggtttgaggggtctgcctatacacttgatacta is a window from the Eleutherodactylus coqui strain aEleCoq1 unplaced genomic scaffold, aEleCoq1.hap1 HAP1_SCAFFOLD_313, whole genome shotgun sequence genome containing:
- the LOC136590879 gene encoding uncharacterized protein, which encodes MEPQAQAARTWTLPETRLLLDLIRDMGFTQALTRNSYRNWHVFERLCMLLGRCNTHVSPWEVKSHWQALKMKFFHLKSLRDAGAPPAVAADFPFYEEMDQFLTPHSKTGSCKWEADSSVSGLEGQSFQSSSVYEGQAASSGNQNADRRPYRAMEASPGDVPGDQSGPDIQRLVILLYRTARQLMDMMERLSEVERQLSIQHSYICSAALQMAHQLYNASSEQHFSWNPAHNQGVPSSPTLHSRVLR